A window of the Cystobacter fuscus genome harbors these coding sequences:
- a CDS encoding NUDIX hydrolase: MSSLVDPLVRVAYRGAYNLALVWWFVRRPRTEGTLVGVWRGREVLLLQNSYRRDFSLPGGGQNPGESLAETGARELREEVGLHVPPERLRPVFVSRNQYVYKHDTCHFVELEVETEPPLVLDHREVVWARFIDVDTALRLPLVRVVREYLEDAVRRRVPRPP, translated from the coding sequence GTGAGTTCTCTAGTGGATCCCCTCGTGCGCGTGGCCTATCGAGGTGCCTACAATCTGGCACTCGTCTGGTGGTTCGTCCGACGTCCAAGGACCGAGGGAACCCTCGTGGGGGTGTGGCGGGGCCGCGAGGTGTTGTTGCTGCAGAACTCCTACAGGCGCGACTTCAGCCTGCCGGGCGGTGGACAGAACCCGGGGGAGAGCCTCGCGGAGACGGGCGCACGCGAGCTGCGCGAGGAGGTGGGGCTGCACGTCCCGCCCGAGCGGCTGCGCCCCGTCTTCGTGAGTCGGAACCAATACGTGTACAAACACGACACCTGCCACTTCGTGGAGCTGGAGGTCGAGACCGAGCCCCCCCTGGTGCTCGACCACCGCGAGGTGGTGTGGGCCCGGTTCATCGACGTGGACACCGCGCTGCGGCTGCCACTCGTGCGGGTCGTCCGCGAGTACCTGGAGGACGCCGTGCGGCGGCGCGTCCCTCGTCCGCCCTGA
- a CDS encoding carboxypeptidase M32, with amino-acid sequence MDKTFDALLARMQELRDLGGVIGLASWDRETYLPTRAHEARSHQLSTLHGIQHERLVDPRLGELLAWASDAPGLTPDQRAMARVLTQERDRAVKLPRTLVKALAEAQSQGLHAWREAREERRFARFQPALSRLLALRREQADAYGHGGERYDALLDEYEPGMRVARLGPVLASLRDTLIRLVGALQAAPRQVPELFQGQRFDTEAQWRVSLRMLGDMGFELDAGRQDKSIHPFSSGLHPTDVRLTTDLDEQSLEGLFSTLHEGGHGLYEQGFQPAHHRTPLANAPSMGLHESQSRLWENLVGRGRSFWTHYFPLLRDTFSEGLAGVELDGFLAAINRVTPSFIRTAADEVTYNLHIVLRYELELLLIRDELPLDELPAAWNERMRRFLGITPPDDLQGVLQDIHWAWGEFGYFPTYALGNLYSASLYAAARRALPGLEEGLSRGELRPLRDWLRDHVHAEGYRLPAEELVRKVTGQGLTDVDFLAYLQSKFGALYGVTL; translated from the coding sequence ATGGACAAGACCTTCGACGCGCTGCTCGCCCGGATGCAGGAACTCCGCGACCTGGGAGGAGTCATCGGCCTGGCCTCGTGGGACCGGGAGACCTATCTGCCCACCCGGGCCCATGAGGCCCGCTCCCACCAGCTCTCCACCCTACACGGCATCCAACACGAGCGCCTGGTGGACCCCCGGCTGGGCGAGCTGCTCGCCTGGGCCTCGGACGCTCCGGGGCTCACGCCGGACCAGCGTGCCATGGCGCGCGTGCTGACGCAGGAGCGGGATCGGGCGGTGAAGCTGCCCCGGACGCTGGTGAAGGCGCTCGCCGAGGCCCAGAGTCAGGGCCTGCACGCCTGGCGCGAGGCCCGGGAAGAGCGCCGCTTCGCCCGCTTCCAGCCCGCCCTCTCCCGGCTGCTGGCCCTGCGCCGGGAGCAGGCGGACGCGTATGGCCATGGCGGCGAGCGCTATGACGCCCTGCTCGACGAGTACGAGCCCGGCATGCGCGTGGCGCGCCTGGGCCCGGTGCTGGCCTCGCTGCGTGACACCCTCATCCGCCTGGTGGGAGCGCTCCAGGCCGCGCCGCGCCAGGTGCCGGAGCTCTTCCAGGGCCAGCGCTTCGACACCGAGGCCCAGTGGCGCGTGTCGCTGCGGATGCTCGGGGACATGGGCTTCGAGCTGGACGCGGGGCGGCAGGACAAGAGCATCCACCCCTTCTCCAGCGGCCTGCACCCCACGGACGTGCGCCTCACCACGGACCTGGACGAGCAGTCGCTGGAGGGCCTCTTCAGCACGCTGCACGAGGGCGGGCATGGATTGTACGAGCAGGGCTTCCAGCCGGCCCACCACCGCACGCCCCTGGCGAACGCGCCCTCCATGGGGCTGCACGAGTCCCAGTCGCGCCTGTGGGAGAACCTCGTGGGGCGCGGCCGGTCCTTCTGGACGCACTACTTCCCGCTCTTGCGCGACACCTTCTCCGAGGGGCTCGCGGGCGTGGAGCTGGACGGCTTCCTCGCGGCCATCAACCGCGTCACGCCCTCGTTCATCCGCACGGCCGCGGACGAGGTGACGTACAACCTGCACATCGTGCTGCGCTACGAGCTGGAGCTGCTGCTCATCCGCGACGAGCTGCCCCTGGACGAGCTGCCCGCGGCGTGGAACGAGCGCATGCGGCGCTTCCTGGGCATCACCCCGCCGGATGACCTGCAAGGCGTGCTCCAGGACATCCACTGGGCCTGGGGCGAGTTCGGCTACTTCCCCACGTATGCCCTGGGCAACCTCTACTCGGCGTCCCTCTACGCCGCGGCGCGGCGGGCCCTGCCGGGGTTGGAGGAGGGCCTCTCCCGCGGCGAGCTGCGGCCCCTGCGCGACTGGCTGCGCGACCACGTGCATGCCGAGGGCTACCGCCTGCCCGCGGAGGAGCTCGTGCGCAAGGTGACGGGCCAGGGCCTCACCGACGTGGACTTCCTCGCCTATCTCCAGTCCAAGTTCGGCGCCCTCTACGGCGTGACACTCTGA
- a CDS encoding radical SAM protein: MSQTIDRRMEFVVKVSKFCNLRCRYCYEYESLGNREAMSREQLRQLYRHIEAWRARVDARDGKRTEIGFIWHGGEPLLLEPGFYWDTFADQREIFGEQVARKNTLQTNLTVLDEERLALLRDGFDVVGVSVDVFGGLRVNVGGRDQQPLTMKNMELLREQGIPFSTITVLTRANLGRMRHIYELFSRARIPFRLLPLFDGAFDGQHRGFEISTQDILKAFQDLVDLWMEKDGFLEVYPTLEQIQVVLRSMQAGAAPVYYNKREWLPVLLVNTNGDCFTYGDPYEEPEWCVGNLFTTSLDDILAGERFARSALAAERRMAANCLTCPYFGHCSGYPIAEEHYNCGQKTGEAERTCVVERNLFAYIEQRIRREGGVPEAWRARAQEGHEERRIA, from the coding sequence ATGAGTCAAACCATCGATCGCCGGATGGAATTCGTGGTGAAGGTGTCGAAGTTCTGCAACCTGCGCTGCCGGTATTGTTACGAGTACGAGTCCCTGGGCAATCGCGAGGCGATGAGCCGGGAACAGCTGCGGCAGCTCTACCGCCACATCGAGGCCTGGCGGGCCCGGGTGGACGCCCGGGACGGAAAGCGGACGGAGATTGGTTTCATCTGGCACGGAGGAGAGCCGTTGCTGTTGGAGCCGGGCTTCTACTGGGACACCTTCGCCGATCAGCGGGAGATCTTCGGTGAGCAGGTGGCACGCAAGAACACGCTGCAAACCAACCTGACGGTCCTCGACGAGGAGCGCCTCGCGTTGTTGCGCGACGGCTTCGACGTGGTGGGGGTGTCGGTGGATGTGTTTGGAGGCCTGCGCGTCAACGTCGGAGGGAGGGATCAGCAACCCCTCACGATGAAGAACATGGAGCTGCTGCGGGAGCAGGGTATCCCCTTCAGCACCATCACCGTGTTGACCCGGGCCAACCTCGGGCGGATGCGCCACATCTACGAGCTCTTCTCCCGCGCGCGCATTCCCTTCCGGCTGCTGCCCCTGTTCGATGGCGCCTTCGACGGGCAGCATCGAGGCTTCGAGATCAGCACCCAGGACATCCTCAAGGCCTTCCAGGATCTGGTGGACTTGTGGATGGAGAAGGACGGCTTCCTGGAGGTGTACCCCACGCTGGAGCAGATCCAGGTGGTCCTGCGCTCCATGCAGGCGGGCGCGGCGCCCGTCTATTACAACAAGCGCGAGTGGCTCCCCGTGCTGCTGGTGAACACCAACGGCGACTGTTTCACCTATGGGGACCCGTACGAGGAGCCGGAGTGGTGCGTGGGCAACCTCTTCACCACCTCGTTGGATGACATCCTCGCGGGAGAGCGCTTCGCCCGCTCCGCGCTGGCGGCCGAGCGCCGCATGGCGGCCAACTGTCTGACCTGCCCCTATTTCGGCCACTGCAGCGGCTATCCCATCGCCGAGGAGCACTACAACTGCGGGCAGAAGACCGGCGAGGCGGAGCGCACCTGCGTGGTGGAGCGCAACCTCTTCGCCTACATCGAGCAGCGCATCCGCCGCGAGGGCGGAGTGCCCGAGGCCTGGCGCGCGCGGGCCCAGGAGGGCCACGAGGAGCGCCGCATCGCGTGA
- a CDS encoding M48 family metallopeptidase has translation MGRRALLHVMNDHAIQRRVLAFLLLLPLGVMLYPALQWFRVTETEQDLVRLPQRLARLRDLPDTGESGREAAMKRKVMESRARQLEEELRFLEGQRGSLMLRRALSVAALLGAFGAFVVGLGIVLKIRIDSRRAYRSFDYLLEHLGASFDAVSRLLLWHIGLLLTALSATALYEVAWTYTHWATHGYVALVFTLPWWGAIWCTAWLFFRARRELAPLEPSCVDVLGRVQTRDDAPGLWRWIDGIARKLDVPRPDHIVVGLVQGFFVTSTPVRVEPQQHMLSGRTLYIPLTFASVLSQAETAAIIGHELGHFSHNDTDHGARLSPLYQRMQQKISVLVRQDEDKPSWFNRPAIWASVYYLEQFDRAYLYWSRQQELAADQVGARVGGPAVCASALIRVTAVSEVIDQLLADPRLRGANLIQALLEQLRRTELTLTQETLEHTIAHPVDTHPPTRTRLEALVASLDPELLRQATRKLGEAETSWFSRMLESRPRAA, from the coding sequence ATGGGCCGCCGCGCCCTGCTTCACGTCATGAACGACCACGCCATTCAACGCAGAGTCCTCGCCTTCCTGCTGCTGCTCCCTCTTGGCGTGATGCTCTACCCCGCGCTGCAGTGGTTCCGGGTGACGGAGACCGAGCAGGACCTGGTGCGGTTGCCGCAGCGGCTGGCGCGGCTGCGCGACCTCCCCGATACCGGCGAGAGCGGCCGTGAGGCGGCGATGAAGCGCAAGGTGATGGAGTCGCGCGCCAGACAGCTCGAAGAGGAACTGCGCTTTCTGGAGGGTCAGCGAGGCAGCCTGATGCTGCGCCGCGCGCTGTCGGTCGCCGCGCTACTCGGTGCGTTCGGCGCCTTCGTGGTGGGCCTGGGTATCGTGCTGAAGATTCGTATCGACAGCCGCCGCGCGTACCGCTCGTTCGATTACCTGCTGGAGCATCTGGGGGCGAGCTTCGACGCGGTGTCACGGCTGCTGCTGTGGCACATCGGCCTGCTGCTGACGGCGCTGAGCGCCACCGCGCTGTACGAGGTGGCATGGACGTATACCCACTGGGCCACCCACGGTTACGTGGCTCTGGTGTTCACCTTGCCGTGGTGGGGCGCGATCTGGTGCACCGCCTGGCTGTTCTTCCGCGCCCGTCGCGAGCTGGCGCCGCTGGAACCTTCGTGCGTGGACGTGCTCGGCCGGGTGCAGACGCGCGACGACGCGCCGGGACTGTGGCGGTGGATCGACGGCATCGCCCGCAAGCTCGACGTGCCGCGGCCGGACCATATCGTGGTCGGCCTGGTCCAGGGCTTCTTCGTCACCAGCACGCCAGTACGGGTCGAGCCGCAGCAGCACATGCTGAGTGGCCGCACGCTGTACATCCCGCTGACCTTCGCCAGTGTGCTGAGCCAGGCCGAGACGGCCGCGATCATCGGCCACGAACTCGGACATTTCTCGCACAACGACACCGACCATGGCGCGCGGCTGTCGCCGTTGTACCAGCGCATGCAGCAGAAGATCTCCGTGCTGGTGCGGCAGGACGAGGACAAGCCGAGCTGGTTCAACCGTCCGGCCATCTGGGCCTCGGTGTATTATCTCGAGCAGTTCGACCGCGCCTACCTCTACTGGAGCCGCCAGCAGGAACTGGCCGCCGATCAGGTCGGCGCGCGTGTCGGTGGCCCCGCCGTGTGTGCCTCGGCGCTGATCCGGGTCACCGCGGTGTCCGAGGTGATCGATCAGCTGTTGGCCGATCCGCGGCTGCGGGGTGCCAACCTGATCCAGGCCCTTCTGGAACAGCTCCGGCGGACCGAGCTGACGCTGACCCAGGAGACGCTGGAGCACACCATCGCCCACCCGGTCGATACCCATCCTCCGACCCGTACGCGGCTCGAGGCGCTCGTCGCATCGCTCGACCCGGAACTGCTGCGGCAAGCCACTCGCAAACTCGGTGAGGCGGAGACCTCATGGTTTTCGCGAATGCTGGAAAGCCGCCCACGGGCCGCCTGA
- a CDS encoding NACHT domain-containing protein — translation MFTSAHPTEGQANQARLYLVEAGQDSVTGRVLLEAEKLMQFRQQLFRSPADVYPSQLPSEPLEPHQQLWVLMNRSGSDLISVIDAQGNATRAIPLSALDSSGEDPYVWWQVLPIGKQPMAWLKTGQQLFFLDTRTRSERWRPLLSGQGRFWVVPGPDGLRAWVMAEEHPPGSNISRRQLYTLDPRAPPGAQSTLLLRGASIQQLVASVDGSRAWVAGSLKASGEGGLHLIDIHGKSLLPGGPLFKGQRVLLYRTPTDRLWALTESGGVFLLDAKGRLLAGQEGLLSSLVQEEGGLRKLVTFPAGAEDFLVSACLEATSKVIHVKHRAARVEAVPLLEGTQASVQGVEPDGTGAWLQNEHDGTLSFVSLEGSHDQATLPVMKGAEVSIVIPSGERMGGWIQTGSASFATVPLAEMGATLKLRGGELRVEPGGNVTVQGRLDLRAPLREDEARSVDLRWPVPAPTDKMAGRLEVTLWDSDRAEPLVASVTRQYAPGTPPPKLDWYMDEHSFGRRPLKVVFLYQDAAGTQTKLEVSDVLFHAPLIEQVWFRTTLACLLATLLFVLPLMFLPRQRLAQRWLPFLGWSANVLGGSGLFLAGMTNAWRIHFPSFVGVLFLELLLGLVLGLVSPAAFRLLASTRPFWWLVPVALGLPSTRRHVQAEYVAHVGRKVEAWRRQSNHERYVSLPAHFREGTTPASPAGTPAPASPTYLTRELPEERIARFLTQPAGGHVLIESPGGRGKSALLREVVQRMLSDFLEDPSKPLPVLCDGRGPTLEGIVFQALASNPLPKDIHEVLLLRGDYVLVVDGLTESALSTESLKAFLDGRYGHCVRLLLTSRPHLGFRQAVEGSRRWMIAEPRRLDDETLGRFIAAYAPEGHPRAEERLEACRGADGTYLPILVRLALLFAHDSGEGIAALYEAAFRGLLRRQGVSGEEDTELLAWAGEFCLRTYWAQGIRSLRYRNAPEQEQMRKLLHAGLLVPEDAYVTPGQHPGQVRFFHDSMQSYLTARGLFTRVHAELTWDLLWRAAADPLFRTDPSELDSGADSELFQMCMQVFGPEEKLRRELRRQLLEWATLHDDDLSKRDILNTVPEDKRTHLEALLHTGAELSPGSVLRAAVSVCQEQLASLGTLYMRLAQRLWPWHRPEPEEAWGMDSEQSARPGAH, via the coding sequence GTGTTCACGAGCGCCCATCCGACGGAAGGCCAGGCCAACCAGGCCCGACTCTACCTGGTGGAGGCCGGCCAAGACTCGGTGACGGGGCGCGTCCTCCTCGAGGCGGAGAAGCTCATGCAATTCCGGCAACAGCTCTTTCGCTCACCCGCCGATGTGTATCCCAGTCAGCTTCCCTCGGAACCACTGGAGCCGCATCAGCAACTCTGGGTGCTCATGAATCGCTCCGGCTCGGATCTCATCTCCGTGATCGATGCGCAGGGCAACGCCACGCGCGCCATCCCTCTCTCGGCCCTGGATTCGTCAGGCGAGGATCCGTACGTCTGGTGGCAGGTACTACCGATAGGAAAGCAACCCATGGCCTGGCTCAAGACAGGTCAACAGCTCTTCTTCCTGGACACCAGGACTCGCTCCGAACGATGGCGACCCCTGCTCAGCGGGCAGGGTAGATTCTGGGTCGTTCCGGGCCCAGACGGACTGCGGGCATGGGTGATGGCGGAGGAACACCCCCCAGGAAGCAACATTTCGAGGCGGCAGCTCTACACCCTCGACCCGCGAGCGCCTCCTGGCGCCCAATCTACCCTCCTGCTGCGAGGAGCTTCCATCCAACAGCTCGTTGCCAGCGTGGATGGCTCCAGAGCATGGGTCGCCGGTTCCTTGAAGGCCTCCGGAGAAGGCGGACTCCATCTCATCGACATCCACGGCAAGTCCCTCTTGCCAGGGGGACCCCTCTTCAAGGGACAACGGGTGCTCCTCTACAGGACTCCCACCGATCGGCTCTGGGCCCTGACCGAATCAGGGGGCGTTTTCCTGTTGGATGCGAAGGGCAGGCTCCTCGCCGGGCAGGAAGGGCTGCTCTCATCGCTCGTTCAGGAGGAGGGAGGTCTGCGTAAGCTCGTCACCTTCCCCGCGGGAGCGGAGGACTTTCTGGTATCGGCGTGCCTGGAAGCAACGAGCAAGGTCATTCACGTGAAGCACCGGGCGGCTCGGGTGGAGGCCGTGCCACTTCTGGAAGGCACCCAAGCGTCCGTGCAGGGAGTCGAGCCCGACGGCACGGGCGCATGGCTCCAGAACGAACACGACGGCACGCTGTCCTTCGTCTCCTTGGAGGGGTCGCACGACCAGGCGACCCTTCCCGTCATGAAGGGCGCCGAGGTGTCGATCGTCATTCCCTCGGGCGAGCGGATGGGAGGATGGATCCAGACAGGCTCCGCCAGCTTCGCCACCGTTCCCCTGGCGGAGATGGGCGCCACCCTGAAGCTTCGGGGCGGCGAGCTGCGCGTCGAGCCGGGCGGAAACGTCACGGTCCAGGGAAGGCTCGACCTGAGGGCTCCACTCCGCGAGGACGAGGCCAGGAGTGTGGATCTGCGGTGGCCGGTTCCCGCGCCCACCGACAAGATGGCGGGACGCCTGGAGGTCACGCTGTGGGACAGTGACAGGGCGGAGCCCCTCGTGGCCTCGGTCACCCGCCAATACGCTCCGGGCACGCCTCCTCCCAAGCTCGACTGGTACATGGATGAGCACTCATTCGGAAGGCGTCCCCTCAAGGTTGTCTTCCTGTACCAGGACGCGGCGGGAACGCAGACCAAGCTGGAAGTGAGCGACGTGCTCTTTCATGCACCGCTCATCGAACAGGTGTGGTTCCGCACGACGCTGGCCTGCCTCCTGGCGACGCTGCTCTTCGTCCTTCCCCTGATGTTCCTCCCTCGCCAGCGTCTTGCCCAGCGCTGGCTCCCCTTCCTGGGCTGGAGCGCGAACGTCCTGGGTGGCAGTGGGCTGTTCCTCGCCGGTATGACCAACGCCTGGAGGATTCATTTCCCCAGCTTCGTGGGAGTGCTCTTCCTCGAGCTGCTCCTGGGGCTCGTCCTGGGACTCGTCTCACCCGCGGCCTTCCGGCTGCTGGCCTCCACCCGGCCATTCTGGTGGCTGGTCCCCGTGGCGCTCGGACTGCCCTCCACGCGCAGGCACGTCCAGGCCGAGTACGTGGCGCACGTGGGCCGCAAGGTGGAAGCCTGGCGCCGCCAGTCCAATCACGAACGCTATGTCTCCCTGCCCGCACACTTCCGGGAGGGAACGACACCTGCGTCGCCCGCGGGGACACCGGCCCCCGCCTCTCCGACGTACCTGACCCGGGAACTACCGGAGGAGCGCATCGCCCGATTCCTCACCCAGCCGGCCGGAGGCCATGTCCTCATCGAATCCCCGGGAGGGCGTGGCAAGAGCGCGCTGCTGCGCGAGGTGGTGCAACGGATGCTCTCGGACTTCCTGGAGGATCCCTCCAAGCCCCTGCCCGTGCTGTGTGACGGGCGCGGACCCACGCTGGAGGGGATTGTCTTCCAGGCGCTGGCGTCCAATCCCCTTCCGAAAGACATCCACGAGGTCCTGTTGCTGCGCGGGGACTACGTCCTGGTGGTGGATGGCCTGACGGAGTCGGCACTGAGCACCGAGTCCCTGAAGGCGTTCCTGGATGGAAGATATGGGCACTGCGTGAGGCTGCTGCTCACCTCGAGGCCCCACCTCGGTTTTCGACAGGCCGTGGAAGGCTCCAGACGCTGGATGATCGCGGAGCCCAGACGCCTGGATGACGAAACCCTGGGCCGCTTCATCGCCGCCTACGCCCCCGAGGGACATCCACGGGCCGAGGAGAGGCTGGAGGCCTGCCGGGGAGCCGATGGAACCTACCTGCCCATCCTGGTCCGGTTGGCCCTGCTGTTCGCTCACGACTCGGGGGAGGGCATCGCCGCGCTCTACGAAGCGGCCTTCCGGGGTCTCCTGCGCCGGCAGGGCGTCTCGGGGGAAGAGGACACGGAACTGCTGGCCTGGGCGGGGGAGTTCTGTCTGCGGACGTACTGGGCCCAGGGCATCCGCTCGCTGCGCTACCGGAACGCACCGGAGCAGGAACAGATGCGGAAGCTGCTCCACGCCGGGCTGCTCGTCCCGGAGGACGCCTACGTCACGCCAGGGCAGCACCCGGGACAGGTCCGCTTCTTCCACGACTCCATGCAGAGCTATCTCACCGCCCGCGGGCTCTTCACGCGGGTGCACGCGGAGCTGACCTGGGACCTGCTCTGGCGCGCCGCGGCTGATCCCCTCTTCCGCACGGACCCCTCCGAGCTCGACTCCGGGGCGGATTCGGAGCTGTTCCAGATGTGCATGCAGGTCTTCGGCCCCGAGGAGAAGCTCCGGAGGGAACTGCGCAGACAGCTCCTGGAGTGGGCCACACTCCATGACGATGACCTCTCCAAGCGGGACATCCTGAACACCGTGCCAGAGGACAAGCGGACCCACCTGGAAGCGCTGCTCCACACGGGCGCCGAGCTGTCTCCAGGAAGCGTCCTGCGGGCGGCCGTCTCCGTCTGCCAGGAGCAGCTCGCCAGTCTGGGGACACTCTACATGCGACTGGCCCAGCGGCTCTGGCCCTGGCATCGGCCAGAGCCGGAAGAGGCGTGGGGCATGGACTCCGAACAGAGCGCGCGGCCAGGGGCTCACTGA
- a CDS encoding MDR family MFS transporter codes for MAASHTFDMTRPQKLFTLAGVMLGMLLAALDQTIVSTAGPSIQRDLHIPASLYAWLTTSYLVASTVLVPVYGKLSDGFGRRRILVIGILIFLGGSALCGLSRTTVQLILARAVQGAGSASLFTSAFAIVADIFPPAERGKYQGLFGAMFGLSSVVGPLVGGFLTDHLSWHWVFFVNLPLGAVALVFILTRMPPLRRPGARPSVDVGGAFTLALFTVPLLVALSLGRSTSTRDAVGYAWGSPPILGLLAVSGVGLIAFLLVERSVREPLVDLSLFRNRVFAVGNLAAFLNGGVFLGAIVFLPLFMVNVVGLSATRSGFTLTPLTLGVVTGNVVSGQLVSRWGRYKPLMQIAQVVLMTGFGIMAFTLSPDSTQGELTLKMILVGLGLGPSIPLFTLAIQNGVAPHQMGVATASATFFRQMGSTMGVALLGTVFGGVLASSMATHMAEATRNVPAEWRREFAPPSDAGGQAGGEGLVGGRMFDAAALKARLAVDFDRRREALTRAAGEGDAQARGQLEGLARARESVESAVGQVARAFKTAFTEAIRLVYLVTLLLAALVFLVVLALPELPLRKSNAPPPAALE; via the coding sequence ATGGCCGCCTCGCACACCTTCGACATGACGCGACCGCAGAAGCTCTTCACCCTCGCAGGGGTGATGCTCGGCATGCTGCTCGCCGCGCTCGACCAGACGATCGTGTCCACCGCGGGGCCCTCCATCCAGCGCGACCTGCATATCCCCGCCTCGCTCTACGCGTGGCTCACCACGTCCTACCTCGTGGCCTCCACGGTGCTGGTGCCCGTGTACGGCAAGCTGTCGGACGGGTTCGGCCGGCGGCGCATCCTCGTCATCGGCATCCTCATCTTCCTGGGCGGCTCGGCGCTGTGCGGCCTGTCGCGCACCACGGTCCAGCTCATCCTCGCCCGGGCGGTGCAGGGGGCCGGGTCCGCGTCGCTCTTCACCAGCGCGTTCGCCATCGTCGCGGACATCTTCCCGCCCGCCGAGCGCGGCAAGTACCAGGGCCTCTTTGGCGCCATGTTCGGGTTGTCCAGCGTGGTGGGTCCCCTGGTGGGTGGCTTCCTCACGGACCACCTGAGCTGGCATTGGGTGTTCTTCGTCAACCTGCCCCTGGGCGCCGTGGCGCTCGTCTTCATCCTCACGCGCATGCCGCCCCTGCGCCGCCCGGGAGCTCGGCCTTCCGTGGACGTGGGCGGGGCCTTCACCCTGGCGCTGTTCACCGTGCCCCTGCTCGTGGCGTTGTCGTTGGGCCGCAGCACCTCCACCAGGGACGCGGTGGGGTACGCGTGGGGCTCGCCTCCCATCCTCGGCCTGCTGGCCGTCTCCGGGGTGGGGCTCATCGCCTTCCTCCTCGTCGAGCGCTCCGTGCGCGAGCCCCTGGTCGATCTGTCGCTCTTCCGCAACCGGGTGTTCGCCGTGGGCAACCTGGCCGCGTTCCTCAACGGCGGGGTGTTCCTGGGCGCCATCGTCTTCCTGCCCCTCTTCATGGTGAACGTGGTGGGGCTGTCGGCCACGCGCTCGGGCTTCACCCTCACGCCCCTGACGCTGGGCGTGGTCACGGGCAACGTCGTCTCCGGCCAGCTCGTGTCGCGCTGGGGCCGCTACAAGCCCTTGATGCAGATCGCCCAGGTCGTGCTCATGACGGGCTTTGGCATCATGGCCTTCACCCTCTCGCCGGACTCCACCCAGGGCGAGCTGACGTTGAAGATGATCCTCGTGGGCCTGGGACTGGGGCCCTCGATTCCCCTCTTCACGCTGGCCATCCAGAATGGGGTGGCGCCCCATCAGATGGGCGTGGCCACCGCGAGCGCTACCTTCTTCCGGCAGATGGGCTCCACCATGGGCGTGGCCCTGCTGGGCACGGTGTTCGGCGGGGTGCTCGCCTCCTCCATGGCCACGCACATGGCCGAGGCCACCCGGAACGTCCCCGCCGAGTGGCGCCGGGAGTTCGCTCCGCCCTCGGACGCGGGCGGGCAGGCGGGAGGGGAGGGCCTGGTGGGAGGGCGGATGTTCGACGCGGCGGCCCTCAAGGCGCGTCTGGCCGTGGACTTCGACCGGCGGCGCGAGGCGCTCACCCGGGCGGCGGGGGAGGGGGATGCCCAGGCGCGGGGTCAGCTCGAGGGCCTGGCGCGGGCGCGCGAGTCCGTCGAGTCCGCCGTGGGGCAGGTGGCCCGGGCCTTCAAGACGGCCTTCACCGAGGCCATCCGCCTGGTCTACCTGGTGACCCTGCTGCTCGCCGCGCTGGTGTTCCTCGTCGTCCTCGCGCTGCCGGAGCTTCCCCTGCGCAAGAGCAACGCGCCGCCTCCCGCCGCCTTGGAGTAG